A window of Roseburia hominis A2-183 genomic DNA:
GCAGAAGAAGGAACAGCAGAAGAAGAACTCCATGCTTGCAGAACTTGCAGTGGGAGATACGATCTTAACAACAAGCGGTTTTTATGGAACAGTGATCGATATTGCTGATGATACAGTAATCGTTGAGTTCGGAAGCAACAAGAACTGCCGTATTCCGATGCAGAAGGCGGCCATCTCCGCAGTTGAGAAGCCGGAAGAAGCAGCTGAATAAGCAGGATATTGAATGGAAATCTAAGAGAATCTGCCTTGTAGCAATACAGGGCAGATTTTTTGGATCATAGGGGAATTATTATGAAAGTGATGAGAAAAAAATATACGGCGATGGAAATGGAGAAAGATATATGAAAAAGCAGCATGAAAAAATGATTCTTTGGAGCATTATTGTAATATCGGTTTTATCGGTGGTGCCGCTTTTGCACCTGTCCATGTACAACCATCCGTCTGGAGACGATTACTGGTATGCATCAGAAACCTATCATGCGTGGAGAGATACACATTCCCTGTGGGAGGTGTGCAGGGCGGCATTTGCAACTTCAGCCGAGTTTTACCAGACCTGGCAGGGACTTTACGCCTCCGCGGTGATATAGGCACTGGAGCCCGGTATTTTTGGCGAAGCGTGGTATCGGATCGCTGCGTGTCTGATTCTGGCGGCTCTGTATGGCGCGAATCTGATTTTTGCATGGCAGGTGCTGCACAGAAAGCTTGGAATGGGCAGGCTGGAAGCAGCAGCCTTTGGTTTTATGATGTCGGCTCTGATGCTGCAGTGGATTCCATCGGCAGTGCAGGGAATCTACTGGTACAATGGTGCGGTCAATTACACGTTTTTCTTCTGCGTATTATTGCTGCTTGTTTCGGCGGCATTGTGGTTGGGAGGAAAGGGAAAGAGACGCATCCTGCAGATGATTCTCACGGGACTGCTTGGACTGCTTCTGGCGGGCGGTAATCACGTGACGGCGTTTGGCGGAATCCTTTTTCTGGTAGGCTGTGTGATTTATGGAGGAGTGGTACATCGAAAGCCGTTTTTGGTAGACAGTTTGGTGGTACTGGTAGTGACAGTTGGAGGTTTTCTGATCAATGTGCTCTCTCCCGGCACGAGGGTACGCCAGTCGGCATTTGAAAATACCCCGGGCTTTTTTGAAACCATCTGGCTTGCAACGAAATGGGGAATTAGTGCGATCAACCAGTGGATGGGGCTGAAAATACTCATCGGCATGGTAGCGTTCCTTCCGTTTATCCTGCGTGCGGCGCAGCGGCTGTACCGAGAGAAGGGATTCCGTTTTTCATATCCGCTGGTGGTGGTAGTTCTGGCGGTGGGGTATATCTGTGCATTGTATTGTCCGCCATATTATGGAATGGGAGCAGCAGGTGATGGAAGACTGGCAAATGTGGTGTATTTTACGTATGTGCTGCTACTGTTTGTCGTAGAGTTCTATTTGTGCGGATGGCTGGTGCGTGTCCTTGCTGGGGACACTGCTTCGGAGAATGTCATAAACCAGCTCTCCCATGGCCATCTGGCTGTGACGGGGGTGCTGCTGCTTGGGGTGCTCATCGGCTGCGGGGAGAGCTCGACTGCTTATCAGGCACATTTGCAGATCAAAACAGGAACTGCGCAGAGATACTCGCAGGAAGCGTATGAAAGACACGATACATTAGAGGCGGCGAAGGGAACGGATGCACTCGTGGATGCTTATACAGAGCAGCCCTATATGATTTGTATGGATGATATTACAGAGGATGCAGAGGACTGGCGCAACCAGAATCTGCTCGCCTATTTTGAACTGAAAAGTGTTGCGTTAAAAAAGCAGTAAATAAGACCAGGTTATGGAATACATGAAAAAGAAAAATAGATTCAGAGGTTGCATTGTTTCCCGAGATACATTATTATAGAATTTATATACTGTCTGTTAGTAATGTACTAAAGTCAATACAAGACGGATTCCTGCATGGCAGGAAGAAAAGAGGGATTAGAGAGATGGAATATAAGGTAGGCGTGATTTCCGGCGACGGGATCGGACCGGAGATCGTAACAGAGGCAAAGAAAGTTCTGGATCAGATTGGAAAGACCTACGGACATGTGTTCCGCTATGAAGAGATTCTGATGGGAGGCTGCTCCATTGACGCGACGGGTGAGCCGCTCACGGATGCGGCGATCGCTTCC
This region includes:
- the yajC gene encoding preprotein translocase subunit YajC; this encodes MFSILATESASSAGWISMVVWLVILFAFMYFFMVRPQKKEQQKKNSMLAELAVGDTILTTSGFYGTVIDIADDTVIVEFGSNKNCRIPMQKAAISAVEKPEEAAE
- a CDS encoding DUF6056 family protein, translated to MGRLEAAAFGFMMSALMLQWIPSAVQGIYWYNGAVNYTFFFCVLLLLVSAALWLGGKGKRRILQMILTGLLGLLLAGGNHVTAFGGILFLVGCVIYGGVVHRKPFLVDSLVVLVVTVGGFLINVLSPGTRVRQSAFENTPGFFETIWLATKWGISAINQWMGLKILIGMVAFLPFILRAAQRLYREKGFRFSYPLVVVVLAVGYICALYCPPYYGMGAAGDGRLANVVYFTYVLLLFVVEFYLCGWLVRVLAGDTASENVINQLSHGHLAVTGVLLLGVLIGCGESSTAYQAHLQIKTGTAQRYSQEAYERHDTLEAAKGTDALVDAYTEQPYMICMDDITEDAEDWRNQNLLAYFELKSVALKKQ